The following are encoded together in the Mesoplodon densirostris isolate mMesDen1 chromosome 2, mMesDen1 primary haplotype, whole genome shotgun sequence genome:
- the FCAMR gene encoding LOW QUALITY PROTEIN: high affinity immunoglobulin alpha and immunoglobulin mu Fc receptor (The sequence of the model RefSeq protein was modified relative to this genomic sequence to represent the inferred CDS: substituted 1 base at 1 genomic stop codon) — MPVLLILCLLQGSVLAPPHGRPCLRWLWDGSLPSGPTLWAKETLPVFSPLCWREEXSIPAANALKGPRLVSGEPGGAVTIQCHYPPLPVNSHQRKYWCRLRPRTWVCQTIVSTNHYTHLRYRGRVALTDFPQRGLFVVRVSQLSPEDVGHYRCGIGNTNNMLFFSMNLTISAGLSRAIPSATVAAGELITGSFVTVSPAANRQTPGTIQTIERQGTGWDRVALTLGTSKTTASAEGRQTPGATGVVAPGTGSQLEGSIWATMPTPQSPASAIRGVSHTTEDDRVWSTRSLEANRARASERERETTTGTDRQREETERVRIAPDTAEKVMVTIRPSTLVSEKWMWETLQEEMSVSKPQALGSVEGTTPVAVVWTLEPTSIEMASAEGSSEGDLDIPAGDSGPQVTSRLALAARPFRPLGKDSHVKSASLEDKNLSRMLTPVSSVLCPFMLTALVLLQRKLRRKRRSQETERSSGVTLIQMTQFPELSLQPDQPPQVERKMLQDDSPPLHASLSIPERDPGPQGMER, encoded by the exons ATGCCCGTCCTCCTCATACTGTGTCTGCTGCAGG GTTCTGTTTTGGCCCCTCCACACGGAAGACCGTGTCTCAGGTGGCTGTGGGAtggctctctgccctctgggccCACCCTCTGGGCCAAGGAGACACTCCCGGTTTTCTCACCCCTTTGCTGGAGGGAGGAGTGATCCATCCCAG CTGCAAATGCTTTGAAGGGCCCGAGGCTGGTGTCTGGGGAGCCTGGGGGAGCTGTCACCATCCAGTGCCATTACCCACCCTTGCCCGTCAACAGCCACCAGAGGAAGTACTGGTGCCGCCTCCGCCCCCGGACGTGGGTCTGCCAAACCATCGTGTCCACCAACCACTACACTCACCTTCGCTACCGTGGCCGTGTGGCCCTAACAGACTTCCCACAAAGAGGCTTGTTTGTGGTGAGGGTGTCCCAGCTGTCCCCGGAGGATGTGGGGCACTACCGCTGTGGCATTGGAAACACAAACAACATGCTCTTCTTCAGCATGAACCTGACCATCTCTGCAG GTCTTTCCAGAGCCATCCCCTCAGCCACTGTGGCTGCTGGCGAGCTCATCACGGGATCCTTTGTGACAGTATCGCCAGCGGCCAACAGACAGACACCAGGAACTATCCAGACTATAGAGAGACAAGGGACAGGATGGGACAGAGTTGCTCTGACTCTAGGAACCAGCAAAACCACAGCTTCAGCTGAGGGAAGACAAACCCCAGGAGCAACTGGGGTAGTAGCTCCAGGGACAGGCAGCCAGCTAGAGGGTTCCATTTGGGCAACCATGCCCACTCCGCAGAGTCCAGCTTCAGCCATCAGAGGTGTGTCCCATACAACAGAAGATGATCGAGTGTGGAGCACCAGAAGTTTGGAAGCAAACAGGGCTAGGGCCAGcgaaagagagagggaaacaaCTACTGGGACTGATAGGCAAAGAGAGGAAACAGAGAGGGTCAGAATAGCCCCAGACACAGCTGAGAAGGTCATGGTGACCATTAGGCCATCAACCCTGGTCTCAGAAAAATGGATGTGGGAAACCCTCCAAGAAGAAATGTCGGTTTCTAAGCCACAAGCCCTGGGCTCCGTTGAAGGAACCACCCCAGTTGCAGTTGTGTGGACCTTGGAGCCAACCAGCATAGAGATGGCATCTGCGGAAGGAAGCAGTGAAGGAGACCTAGACATCCCTGCTGGAGACAGTGGTCCCCAAGTGACGTCAAGACTGGCCCTGGCAGCAAGGCCCTTCAGGCCCCTGGGCAAGGACTCCCACGTGAAGAG TGCTTCTCTGGAAGATAAAAACCTCTCTCGGATGCTGACTCCAGTCTCTTCGGTGCTGTGTCCGTTTATGCTGACGGCTCTTGTTCTGCTGCAAAGGAAGCTCCGGAGAAAAAGGAGGT CTCAGGAGACAGAAAGATCATCAGGGGTCACCTTGATTCAGATGACACAGTTCCCGGAGCTGAGCCTCCAGCCAGACCAGCCTCCCCAGGTGGAAAGGAAGATGCTCCAGGATGACTCTCCTCCTCTCCATGCCAGCCTGAGTATCCCGGAGAGGGACCCTGGACCCCAAGGAATGGAAAGATAA